One Halobaculum sp. CBA1158 DNA segment encodes these proteins:
- a CDS encoding restriction endonuclease — protein MSVSDPDASYTYQPGTFSVPERGEIRIEGCPPSIDDQLRRASFEQESDNVFVKTQESLDDRDKEYRVVKVRVDGPVLHVTARDNVGIVSLTPRSKLRIEPKIDWDYIFDMLLAVHGRKRSVEYHGIPLDEFRTEDVDLEDVFLILAINYLNGLETIHRNGFVRRLETRRADLEQPRGVIDIEQSLVNQAEGRAQQHCLLKEVNYDNAANSLLHYAGTHLLRLFRQYEDEYDHQAYYHIFSQVHQEVRHLEELDVTSGRRRIPEYRRFSLHDLPKQRHYYRQAIEVAKAVVASSLGTPSMEGDRELVVDYVLNMESLFEQYSQVAIEDELDAIKTYDRLDQTANVSAVRSPTLQPFEKEGQVFHQPDHAVEEGDETLAVLDSKYYAEGKDPVKSGGSRSRLFSYAYLLNTPRMGFLTPLGEPRTRTVAQTGAELQVISPDSDHFSLDGYHACVRDYLHEALADVYPALDVYRAVEEHALCLDQHDASALDRLTDPDGPFDFSNVHEFSLRVINAAADTLSTQYRSRSDLEQDGKWTRRQIETQCRERSAEFTTCVPVFRRENREERIDLYFVTRGEDGKPTDVSAEGDFRLL, from the coding sequence ATGAGCGTCTCCGATCCGGACGCATCGTACACCTACCAGCCCGGCACGTTCAGCGTGCCCGAGCGCGGTGAAATTCGCATCGAGGGATGTCCGCCCTCGATCGACGACCAACTCCGCCGGGCCTCCTTCGAGCAGGAAAGCGACAACGTCTTCGTGAAGACGCAGGAGTCGCTCGACGACCGCGACAAGGAGTACCGGGTCGTCAAAGTCCGGGTCGATGGCCCGGTACTGCACGTGACGGCGCGGGACAACGTGGGCATCGTCAGCCTCACGCCCCGGTCGAAGCTCCGCATCGAGCCGAAGATCGACTGGGACTACATTTTCGATATGCTGCTGGCGGTACACGGCCGCAAGCGGTCGGTCGAATACCACGGCATCCCGCTCGACGAGTTCCGCACCGAGGACGTCGATCTGGAGGACGTATTCCTGATTCTGGCGATCAACTACCTCAACGGGTTAGAGACCATCCACCGCAACGGGTTCGTACGGCGACTGGAGACGCGGCGTGCTGACCTCGAACAGCCTCGGGGTGTCATTGACATCGAGCAGTCGCTGGTTAATCAAGCCGAGGGTCGCGCCCAGCAACACTGTCTGCTAAAGGAGGTCAACTACGATAACGCGGCCAACTCGCTTCTCCACTACGCAGGCACGCACCTTCTTCGTCTCTTCCGGCAATACGAGGACGAGTACGACCATCAGGCGTACTATCATATCTTCTCGCAGGTGCATCAAGAGGTGCGCCACTTGGAGGAGCTGGACGTGACGAGCGGCCGTCGACGTATTCCCGAATACCGACGCTTCTCTCTCCACGACCTCCCCAAGCAGCGCCACTACTATCGACAGGCCATCGAGGTTGCGAAGGCGGTAGTGGCTTCCTCGCTTGGAACGCCGTCGATGGAGGGCGACCGAGAGCTGGTCGTGGATTACGTGTTGAATATGGAGTCGCTGTTCGAGCAGTACTCGCAGGTCGCCATCGAGGATGAGTTGGACGCCATCAAGACCTATGACCGGCTCGACCAGACCGCGAACGTCTCGGCCGTCCGGTCGCCAACGCTCCAGCCCTTCGAGAAGGAGGGACAAGTGTTCCACCAACCGGATCACGCCGTCGAGGAGGGCGACGAGACGCTGGCCGTCCTCGACTCGAAGTACTACGCCGAGGGCAAGGATCCGGTGAAGAGTGGCGGCTCGCGGTCGCGGCTGTTCAGTTACGCGTACCTGCTGAATACGCCACGGATGGGTTTCCTGACACCGCTCGGTGAGCCGCGGACGCGGACGGTCGCCCAAACCGGGGCGGAACTACAGGTGATCTCGCCCGACAGCGACCACTTCTCGCTCGATGGATACCACGCCTGCGTCCGTGACTACCTGCACGAGGCGCTCGCTGACGTGTATCCCGCCCTCGACGTCTACCGTGCCGTTGAGGAGCACGCTCTCTGTCTCGATCAGCACGACGCGTCCGCACTGGATCGCCTGACCGACCCGGATGGGCCGTTCGACTTCAGCAACGTCCACGAGTTCTCGCTTCGCGTGATCAACGCAGCCGCGGACACGCTATCGACACAGTACCGGTCGCGCTCCGATCTCGAACAAGATGGCAAGTGGACGCGGCGGCAAATCGAGACGCAATGCCGAGAACGGTCGGCGGAGTTCACGACTTGCGTCCCGGTCTTTCGTCGCGAGAACCGCGAGGAGCGAATCGACCTGTACTTCGTGACGCGTGGTGAAGACGGGAAGCCTACAGACGTTTCCGCCGAAGGCGATTTCCGGTTGCTCTGA
- a CDS encoding DUF499 domain-containing protein, whose amino-acid sequence MASTESLSQSIADTVTISQELREEGEIDGQVKLYNVDEDDEFEADASTFFDRTLMTQGLREGFVDLRDTLRGDANYGTHILYGPYGSGKSHQMVAMYHCFADPEAAGEFGDRHVDGFSDALPEAENSEAVTVSLQQRQPDYLWEPFFDILDYEPSDSDLDPYPDMETIQEAVDGRTVAYLMDELEDWFEPLSGDRKKRNRGFLQAFLETADLDDSDIFAIVSVLRKGSEVHNILDRENASEVNMSSKVSKQEVIRHRLIDDIDESAVSEIVSGYVDAYADNDHVPDSDIPSDLAQKMRDTYPFHPVLLNALETRYYADEGNQNTRGMIYLFSKILTTAADPEADPDDEDASRLIEETDLVTHGDIDAVLFDDELTRINIDRPGVCIDDIRNRVDPDSIPYGRRILNTILLYSLKPDEGEGAGKAEIVMGTYQTGDLVSDIVLNLEQLYGVAWYLHKLNGKYAIRDRQNPNALIQNKAEDVDEKVALGQIADTVEQVFGSDAYPVGFTDGDLKQVPDNREVKVVVKVDDWTQEEVETVIKNADGSPGREWRNTLVFVQPAGDKAIESGTGFIEKARYIEGAERVLEDNSLDDEIRSSVRRQREDEQRELRDRVELAYGEILDGDDLLNEFDLAAEMDLDVFVSDGEPLNAGDIADSVAAEGIDLQQHVWGIVDDLLDRRGEASIEDVYEQFLRQPTYPIPGSPGDVVDAVVDALEDKPVITHGSNGFSESLEGSSLDTTLLHERDVQRWTSDDVEQELRQRFGSGTKSVDIGNFELELLEDTEIWLEGDGHDTVMTAAGRLAQDGQYVIYSGTEIVTKAQSDATIRDISEAERIGASEVRERIDEALEDSGRANTHRILEDIRRDETVYLPDGETERAFREAVTDFLVDDYLVDINREYADGLDKRDPTDVTLVPVVSDDIAEQILDYIEGLDGGDEFTVGSVADRFDASVSEDAVQTFLLRNLGREAEPEYVIASDGSGDPTRWSPGYQFRIPSGGWRFVFNGDDAAALRRKWREEEDSGEVTYGEVRFQLTNRMGIPGPLQGTARVEETMTKLTLESGEDFTKVRDLFERMPDEASNISVEINFE is encoded by the coding sequence ATGGCCAGTACGGAATCTCTCTCACAATCAATCGCGGACACGGTCACAATAAGCCAAGAACTCCGAGAAGAGGGCGAAATCGACGGCCAAGTCAAGCTCTATAACGTCGATGAAGACGACGAATTCGAGGCCGACGCGTCCACTTTCTTCGACCGGACGCTGATGACACAGGGACTCCGCGAGGGGTTCGTTGACCTTCGAGATACGCTCCGTGGTGACGCGAACTACGGCACGCACATCCTCTACGGGCCGTACGGGAGTGGGAAGTCCCACCAGATGGTGGCGATGTACCACTGCTTCGCCGATCCCGAGGCCGCTGGCGAGTTCGGCGACCGCCACGTCGACGGTTTCAGCGATGCGTTGCCCGAGGCCGAGAACTCGGAAGCGGTCACCGTTTCCCTCCAGCAACGCCAGCCGGACTACCTCTGGGAGCCCTTCTTCGACATTCTCGACTACGAGCCCTCCGACAGCGACCTCGATCCCTACCCCGACATGGAGACGATTCAGGAGGCGGTCGACGGGCGCACGGTCGCCTACCTGATGGACGAACTCGAGGACTGGTTCGAACCGCTCAGCGGCGACCGCAAGAAGCGGAATCGTGGCTTCCTGCAGGCTTTCCTCGAAACCGCCGACCTCGACGATAGCGACATCTTCGCCATCGTGTCCGTCCTCCGCAAGGGCTCGGAGGTTCACAACATCCTCGACCGCGAGAACGCGTCCGAGGTCAATATGAGTAGCAAGGTGAGCAAGCAGGAGGTCATCCGCCACCGCCTCATCGACGACATCGATGAGAGTGCGGTTAGCGAGATTGTCTCGGGCTACGTGGACGCGTACGCCGACAACGACCACGTCCCGGACTCCGACATCCCGAGCGACCTCGCGCAGAAGATGCGGGACACGTACCCGTTCCACCCCGTTCTCCTCAACGCCCTCGAGACCCGCTACTACGCGGACGAGGGCAACCAGAACACGCGGGGGATGATCTATCTCTTCTCAAAAATTCTCACGACTGCCGCGGATCCCGAGGCCGATCCAGACGATGAGGACGCCTCCCGACTCATCGAGGAGACCGACCTCGTCACACACGGCGACATCGACGCCGTCCTGTTCGACGACGAACTGACCCGGATCAATATCGATCGTCCGGGCGTCTGCATCGACGATATCCGCAACCGCGTCGATCCCGATTCGATTCCCTACGGCCGGCGCATCCTGAACACGATCCTCCTCTACAGCCTCAAGCCCGACGAGGGCGAGGGCGCTGGCAAGGCCGAGATCGTGATGGGCACCTACCAGACGGGAGACCTCGTCTCGGATATCGTCCTCAACCTCGAACAGCTCTACGGCGTCGCGTGGTACCTCCACAAGCTCAACGGCAAGTACGCTATCCGCGACCGGCAAAACCCCAACGCGCTCATTCAGAACAAGGCCGAGGACGTCGACGAGAAGGTTGCTCTTGGCCAGATCGCAGACACAGTCGAGCAGGTCTTTGGCTCCGACGCGTACCCCGTTGGGTTCACTGACGGCGATCTCAAACAGGTGCCTGACAACCGGGAGGTCAAGGTCGTCGTCAAGGTGGATGACTGGACGCAAGAGGAGGTCGAGACTGTCATCAAGAACGCGGACGGCAGTCCCGGGCGCGAGTGGCGTAACACGCTCGTGTTCGTCCAGCCGGCCGGCGACAAGGCAATCGAGTCGGGAACGGGCTTCATCGAGAAGGCTCGCTACATCGAGGGTGCCGAGCGCGTCCTCGAAGACAACTCACTCGACGACGAGATTCGCTCGTCTGTCAGGCGCCAGCGCGAGGACGAGCAGCGTGAACTCCGCGATCGCGTCGAACTCGCCTACGGCGAGATTCTCGACGGCGACGACCTCCTGAACGAGTTCGATCTGGCCGCCGAGATGGATCTCGACGTGTTCGTCTCCGATGGCGAGCCGCTCAACGCTGGCGACATTGCCGACAGTGTCGCTGCCGAAGGGATTGACCTCCAACAGCACGTCTGGGGGATCGTTGACGACCTCCTCGACCGGCGAGGCGAGGCCAGCATCGAAGATGTCTACGAGCAGTTCCTCCGACAGCCCACCTATCCAATCCCGGGTAGTCCGGGCGACGTAGTTGATGCCGTCGTTGATGCCCTTGAAGACAAGCCAGTGATCACCCACGGTTCGAACGGCTTCTCGGAGTCGCTTGAGGGGAGTTCTCTCGACACGACGCTCCTCCACGAACGCGACGTCCAGCGGTGGACGTCCGATGATGTCGAGCAGGAACTCCGCCAGCGATTCGGGAGCGGTACCAAGTCGGTCGACATTGGGAATTTCGAGCTTGAACTTCTCGAAGACACCGAGATATGGCTGGAAGGTGACGGCCACGACACCGTGATGACCGCTGCTGGCCGACTTGCACAGGACGGCCAATACGTCATCTACAGCGGCACCGAGATCGTCACGAAGGCCCAGTCCGACGCGACGATCCGCGATATCTCCGAGGCTGAACGTATCGGTGCGTCCGAAGTTCGCGAGCGCATCGACGAAGCCCTAGAGGACAGCGGTCGAGCGAATACCCACCGTATCCTCGAAGACATTCGACGCGACGAAACCGTCTATCTCCCTGACGGCGAGACCGAGCGTGCGTTCCGCGAGGCTGTGACGGACTTCCTCGTCGATGACTACCTCGTCGACATCAACCGCGAGTACGCTGACGGGCTTGACAAGCGCGATCCGACCGACGTTACGCTTGTCCCCGTAGTTTCGGATGACATCGCCGAACAGATCCTCGACTACATCGAGGGGCTCGATGGGGGCGACGAGTTCACGGTTGGGAGTGTGGCTGACCGGTTTGATGCGTCGGTCTCAGAAGACGCCGTTCAGACATTCCTGCTTCGAAACCTCGGACGTGAGGCGGAGCCCGAGTACGTCATCGCCTCTGACGGCTCTGGCGACCCGACACGGTGGTCGCCGGGCTACCAGTTCCGCATACCGAGCGGTGGCTGGCGGTTCGTGTTCAACGGCGACGACGCAGCCGCGCTGCGTCGGAAATGGCGAGAGGAGGAAGACTCCGGGGAGGTCACCTACGGCGAGGTGAGGTTCCAGCTGACCAATCGAATGGGGATTCCCGGGCCGCTCCAAGGTACTGCAAGAGTCGAGGAGACGATGACAAAGCTCACTCTTGAATCCGGCGAGGACTTCACGAAGGTGCGCGACCTCTTCGAGCGTATGCCTGACGAGGCATCAAACATCTCGGTCGAGATCAACTTCGAGTAA
- a CDS encoding DUF1156 domain-containing protein, with amino-acid sequence MSQETGDSEKGERKTLPIERGYPIKRVNEIVDKENQAKRYYRPLYTMHKWWARRLGSVFRTICLYTLADNPDSITVNEPGSDNRKLAEFSERDVDLSKIVEDVNLEDPSSLWALYNKDTTIDDKKILDPFMGGGTSLIEASRFGASIVGNDLNPVAWFVVKKELEAADTSISELESAYERVKSRVKDEITRHYKTDCPNCDEKADVMYHLWVDGVQCVSCDEVVSLFKDYRVAKGRYEHKGTYNVLCPSCEHINRVDDWKDECTCESCQAEFVPAEGNVGSGDYSCPACGQQYGVMDAGQEQGGYSSHLYAIEYYCPHCDENGEERSVYKGYKSATSEDREKYREAVEQWEESTELREFVPSQEIPLGIKTDSSAFDGSIGGGFNVLRQGFEDWTDMFNDRQLLLLSKLLKEINEIENKNIREYLLLAFSDSLMFNNRFTIYNLQGHKIEGIFKENSFNPQREYVENNVWGTEYGRGTFEKSWKKVLAGIEWAQNPVERYIEDDGSTAKTAPFNTPAGGEHEIYCSDARDLEFENEFDAVITDPPYYHNVIYSELSNFFYVWLRLVLEQDYDQFKPDTTPRKESIVANPAENKTEATFEDELRESFETVQKALKDDGALVFTYHHSDSESWGELLGALCDVGFEVTATYPITADTNRATSKLTEGESVDFDIIIVARTAVERKSISWNSLRRNIYRTAQKTRQRLEENRELSRGDIGVIEMGRCFHEYSKHHGKVERAGETMTAKEVVDEIYGVIQHGSDIGEIDVFLDLLETPDASYDDLNKLSRGTNATPERMEDMHLYRMDDGFTLGTWDDEKRIAYIQSRVDSDEELTDLDKAQFLRYRWEHGKSVSEYLGKWEITDDLRELCEGLADATGDDTYRNILESRLSDY; translated from the coding sequence ATGTCTCAGGAGACCGGCGACTCTGAAAAAGGGGAGCGTAAAACGCTGCCCATTGAAAGAGGCTACCCCATCAAGCGAGTGAATGAAATTGTTGATAAAGAGAATCAAGCTAAAAGGTACTATCGCCCACTTTACACTATGCACAAATGGTGGGCTCGTCGTTTAGGGTCTGTCTTTCGCACAATCTGTTTATATACACTAGCGGATAATCCCGATTCGATTACCGTCAACGAACCGGGCAGTGACAACAGAAAATTAGCCGAGTTCTCAGAACGTGATGTAGATCTAAGTAAAATTGTAGAGGACGTCAATTTAGAGGATCCGTCTTCTCTATGGGCTCTTTATAACAAAGATACAACTATCGATGATAAGAAAATTCTTGATCCGTTTATGGGTGGGGGAACTTCCTTAATAGAAGCATCTCGGTTCGGTGCATCTATTGTCGGAAACGATCTAAATCCCGTTGCTTGGTTTGTTGTAAAGAAAGAACTTGAAGCCGCAGATACAAGCATTAGTGAGCTTGAGTCGGCGTATGAAAGAGTGAAATCTAGGGTCAAAGATGAGATAACAAGACACTACAAAACAGATTGTCCAAATTGTGATGAGAAAGCCGATGTGATGTATCATCTTTGGGTCGATGGAGTTCAATGCGTTTCCTGCGATGAGGTTGTTTCTCTATTTAAAGATTACAGAGTGGCAAAAGGTCGGTATGAACACAAGGGCACGTACAATGTGCTATGCCCCTCTTGTGAACACATCAATCGAGTAGATGACTGGAAGGACGAGTGTACTTGTGAATCATGTCAGGCAGAGTTTGTTCCGGCAGAAGGGAACGTAGGTAGTGGTGATTACTCTTGTCCGGCATGCGGGCAACAATATGGAGTGATGGATGCTGGTCAAGAACAAGGTGGGTACAGTTCTCACTTGTATGCTATCGAGTATTATTGCCCACATTGTGACGAAAATGGCGAGGAAAGATCGGTATATAAGGGTTATAAATCAGCAACCTCCGAAGATCGAGAAAAGTACAGGGAAGCAGTTGAGCAGTGGGAAGAGAGTACAGAGCTTCGTGAATTTGTTCCATCACAAGAAATTCCCTTAGGTATTAAAACAGATAGTTCCGCATTTGATGGCAGTATTGGGGGTGGATTTAATGTTCTCAGACAGGGATTCGAAGACTGGACAGACATGTTCAATGATAGGCAGCTTCTGCTATTATCTAAACTTCTTAAAGAAATAAATGAAATTGAAAACAAGAATATTAGAGAATATCTTCTCTTAGCATTCTCTGATTCCCTGATGTTCAATAACCGATTTACTATATATAACTTGCAGGGGCACAAGATCGAAGGTATATTCAAAGAAAATTCATTTAATCCACAGAGAGAATATGTGGAAAACAACGTATGGGGAACTGAGTATGGACGAGGGACTTTCGAAAAGAGTTGGAAAAAAGTTCTCGCAGGAATAGAGTGGGCACAGAATCCTGTTGAGCGTTATATTGAGGATGACGGGTCAACAGCAAAAACAGCCCCATTCAATACACCAGCAGGAGGCGAACACGAGATCTATTGTAGTGATGCCCGTGATCTTGAGTTTGAAAACGAATTTGATGCCGTAATAACTGACCCCCCATATTATCACAACGTAATCTACTCAGAATTATCAAATTTCTTTTATGTATGGCTTCGACTAGTGCTGGAACAAGACTATGACCAGTTTAAACCCGACACCACACCGAGAAAGGAAAGCATCGTAGCCAACCCTGCAGAGAATAAAACAGAGGCGACATTTGAGGATGAGTTGAGGGAGTCATTTGAAACGGTTCAAAAGGCGTTAAAGGATGATGGAGCACTTGTATTTACTTATCATCATAGTGATTCAGAGTCATGGGGGGAGCTTCTGGGGGCACTTTGCGATGTCGGATTTGAGGTTACCGCTACATACCCAATAACAGCAGACACAAACCGTGCTACTTCGAAGCTGACAGAAGGCGAATCGGTAGATTTCGATATTATTATTGTTGCTCGTACAGCTGTGGAGCGAAAATCTATTTCTTGGAACAGTCTACGCCGGAATATTTATCGAACCGCTCAAAAGACTCGCCAACGCTTGGAAGAAAATCGTGAATTATCTCGCGGGGATATTGGAGTAATTGAGATGGGACGGTGTTTCCACGAGTATTCGAAGCACCACGGCAAAGTCGAACGCGCCGGCGAGACGATGACTGCCAAGGAGGTAGTCGACGAGATCTATGGCGTCATTCAGCACGGCAGCGACATCGGCGAAATCGATGTCTTCCTCGACCTGCTGGAGACGCCGGATGCGTCCTACGACGATCTCAACAAGCTCTCTCGGGGGACGAACGCTACCCCCGAGCGTATGGAGGATATGCACCTCTACCGGATGGACGACGGCTTCACACTCGGAACGTGGGACGACGAGAAGCGCATCGCCTACATCCAGTCACGCGTCGACAGCGACGAAGAACTCACCGACCTCGACAAGGCGCAGTTCCTCCGCTATCGCTGGGAACACGGCAAGTCCGTCTCCGAGTACCTCGGTAAATGGGAGATCACCGACGATTTGCGAGAGCTGTGTGAGGGGCTGGCCGATGCGACCGGCGACGACACCTACCGGAACATTCTGGAGTCACGGCTGAGCGACTACTGA
- a CDS encoding ATP-binding protein has product MKLERYFTWKIYRGGEKDEEYTTRIEVGHSDTDIFLLAEAKNRKKTLYEGFQTQSDKVLNFWTQNPEAFTPLINSISQALSTPSGTTVTGVIPDVSGEFKDRYEDEPELDFDSVKHEIDERALHLHPYNDDEFLGHVFVPSRPEMRDGELSEESQLEELKSLLESVQSSFNSSDSDDETAPEGESAEESGPDISELRKKELVELLEQGESERIEFKETFLYHTYKEEPDKELKQEIAKEVCSFANTEGGVVIIGVEDDEKEVTGLSRDYDIINKGKDGFEVQLHTEIASRLGDTVDASCVESEFRTQDEKEICLIWVSTSSEPVYFEDDDNTTFYVRSGSSKRPLSIDDAVRYIGEHWN; this is encoded by the coding sequence ATGAAGTTGGAACGTTATTTCACTTGGAAGATCTATAGGGGCGGGGAGAAAGATGAAGAATATACGACTAGAATCGAGGTAGGTCACAGTGACACAGATATATTTCTCCTCGCAGAAGCGAAAAACAGGAAGAAGACACTCTACGAAGGGTTCCAGACACAATCTGATAAGGTGCTTAATTTCTGGACACAGAACCCTGAAGCGTTTACCCCTCTCATTAATAGCATATCACAGGCCCTGTCGACCCCGTCCGGTACAACAGTAACGGGAGTGATACCAGATGTATCTGGTGAATTCAAGGATCGATACGAGGATGAACCAGAACTGGATTTTGACTCGGTAAAGCACGAGATCGATGAACGTGCCCTTCATCTCCATCCCTACAACGATGATGAGTTTCTCGGTCACGTATTTGTCCCCTCCCGCCCCGAGATGCGAGATGGAGAACTATCAGAAGAAAGTCAGTTAGAAGAATTGAAGAGTCTACTTGAGTCAGTCCAGTCCTCGTTCAATTCCTCCGACAGTGATGATGAAACGGCTCCGGAAGGAGAATCAGCAGAGGAGTCAGGCCCCGATATTAGCGAACTACGAAAGAAAGAACTTGTCGAACTTTTGGAACAGGGAGAATCAGAACGGATTGAGTTCAAGGAGACGTTTCTATATCACACATATAAAGAAGAGCCGGATAAAGAACTCAAACAAGAGATTGCCAAGGAGGTCTGCTCATTTGCTAATACAGAGGGTGGTGTAGTCATTATCGGTGTTGAAGACGATGAAAAGGAGGTAACGGGCCTAAGCCGCGATTATGATATTATAAATAAGGGGAAAGATGGCTTCGAGGTTCAATTGCACACGGAGATCGCAAGCAGACTTGGAGATACAGTTGATGCGTCGTGTGTCGAGTCAGAATTCAGAACTCAAGATGAAAAAGAGATATGTCTGATTTGGGTTAGTACTAGTTCTGAACCTGTCTATTTCGAGGATGATGACAATACAACCTTCTACGTGAGGAGTGGGTCATCCAAACGGCCCTTGTCTATAGATGATGCTGTTAGATATATTGGCGAACATTGGAATTGA